The following coding sequences are from one Streptomyces sp. NBC_01232 window:
- a CDS encoding GlcG/HbpS family heme-binding protein has protein sequence MSTPTPTRTAVAPLTTEDADLLVATAASAAQAAGVSVSVTVLDAGGHLLAFRRDDRAVLISGETSTRKAYTALQLNAPTADLVEAVLPGGPFHTLPTALDRPLLFIAGGLPVHREGRLIGAVGVGGGAPDQDHRFAAAALEALV, from the coding sequence GTGTCCACCCCCACCCCCACACGCACCGCCGTCGCCCCCCTGACCACCGAGGACGCCGACCTGCTCGTCGCCACCGCCGCGTCCGCCGCCCAAGCGGCCGGGGTCAGCGTCAGCGTCACCGTCCTCGACGCCGGGGGCCACCTGCTCGCCTTCCGCCGCGACGACCGCGCCGTGCTGATCTCCGGCGAGACCAGCACCCGCAAGGCCTACACGGCGCTCCAGCTGAACGCGCCCACCGCCGACCTCGTCGAGGCCGTCCTGCCCGGTGGCCCCTTCCACACGCTGCCCACGGCCCTCGACCGCCCGCTGCTGTTCATCGCGGGCGGGTTGCCGGTCCACCGCGAGGGCCGTCTCATCGGCGCCGTCGGCGTCGGCGGCGGCGCCCCCGACCAGGACCACCGCTTCGCCGCCGCCGCGCTGGAAGCCCTTGTCTGA
- the pdxR gene encoding MocR-like pyridoxine biosynthesis transcription factor PdxR — MSRSNEGASEGSKSPSGSDFLQLDVGPVPPGGRTEWLAGRLRAAIADGTLPVGSRLPASRVLAAELRVSRGLVTEAYQRLAESGQVSGRGRAGTVVVAAPPPVSAPAPSAPSAAPARGGPVDALRAVPCRIDLSPGVPDLTAFPRTAWLQAERRVLGALTSADFGYGNPQGAPALREAVVGWLARNRGIRADPDEVVVVAGVAQALALLAHVLREEGVHRVAVEDPGSLGARQQLEYGRLETVPVRVDGAGLDVAGLRASGAGAVLLTPAHQFPTGVVLDGERRRDLLGWAAAGGLVIEDDYDAEHRYDRAPVPALRALLPEGVCYAGSVSKLLAPALRLGWLLVPPRLLDAVTAAKRYADLGNPVLAQLVLARLMDSGDLERHLRFVRRRHRRRRDVMLRAVAELLPGARVHGAAAGLHLMVTFDGAGFEDTALASAALALGVKTHPLSWHRVRPGPPGLVLGYAAGPAGEIEEGIAVLATALAGVLPESGRKVLPKRRQPPGGSRVVRG; from the coding sequence ATGAGCAGGTCCAATGAGGGTGCCTCCGAGGGGTCCAAAAGTCCGAGCGGTTCGGACTTCCTCCAGCTCGACGTGGGTCCGGTCCCGCCCGGCGGCCGTACCGAATGGCTCGCGGGCCGGCTGCGGGCCGCCATCGCCGACGGCACCCTCCCCGTCGGCAGCCGGCTCCCGGCCAGCCGCGTCCTCGCCGCCGAACTGCGCGTCTCCCGCGGGCTCGTCACCGAGGCCTACCAGCGCCTCGCGGAGAGCGGCCAGGTCAGCGGGCGGGGCCGGGCCGGCACCGTGGTCGTCGCCGCCCCACCACCCGTCTCCGCCCCCGCCCCTTCCGCCCCCTCCGCCGCCCCCGCGCGCGGCGGGCCGGTGGACGCCCTGCGCGCCGTACCGTGCCGGATCGACCTCTCGCCCGGGGTGCCCGACCTCACCGCCTTCCCGCGTACCGCCTGGCTGCAGGCCGAGCGCCGGGTGCTCGGCGCGCTCACCTCGGCGGACTTCGGCTACGGGAACCCCCAGGGCGCGCCCGCGCTCCGCGAGGCGGTCGTCGGCTGGCTGGCCCGGAACCGGGGGATCCGCGCCGACCCCGACGAGGTGGTCGTCGTCGCGGGCGTGGCCCAGGCGCTGGCGCTGCTGGCGCACGTCCTGCGGGAGGAGGGCGTGCACCGGGTCGCGGTCGAGGACCCCGGCTCGCTCGGCGCCCGGCAGCAACTGGAGTACGGGCGGCTGGAGACGGTCCCCGTACGGGTCGACGGGGCCGGGCTGGACGTGGCCGGGCTCCGGGCGAGCGGGGCCGGCGCCGTCCTGCTCACGCCGGCGCACCAGTTCCCGACCGGGGTCGTCCTCGACGGCGAGCGCCGCCGGGACCTGCTCGGCTGGGCGGCCGCCGGGGGACTGGTCATCGAGGACGACTACGACGCCGAGCATCGCTACGACCGCGCCCCCGTCCCCGCCCTGCGCGCCCTGCTGCCCGAGGGGGTCTGCTACGCGGGGAGCGTGTCCAAACTCCTCGCCCCCGCCCTGCGCCTGGGATGGCTGCTGGTCCCGCCGCGCCTGCTCGACGCCGTGACCGCCGCCAAGCGCTACGCCGACCTCGGCAACCCGGTCCTCGCCCAGCTGGTCCTGGCCCGGCTGATGGACTCCGGTGATCTGGAGCGGCATCTGCGCTTCGTCCGGCGCCGCCACCGCCGTCGCCGTGACGTCATGCTCCGGGCGGTCGCCGAGCTGTTGCCCGGCGCCCGGGTGCACGGCGCCGCGGCCGGACTGCACCTGATGGTCACCTTCGACGGAGCCGGATTCGAGGACACCGCCCTTGCCTCGGCGGCCCTGGCCCTGGGCGTCAAGACCCACCCGCTGTCATGGCACCGAGTCCGGCCGGGCCCGCCGGGCCTGGTCCTCGGCTACGCGGCGGGCCCGGCCGGTGAGATCGAGGAGGGCATCGCGGTCCTGGCCACGGCCCTTGCGGGTGTCCTTCCGGAAAGCGGCCGGAAAGTTCTTCCGAAGCGGCGGCAACCTCCCGGGGGGTCGCGCGTCGTGCGGGGGTGA
- a CDS encoding RNA polymerase sigma factor, producing MLQLAPHVGPLTPGFGRGWRGLWSLLRRERSAPPVSPRPYGGPYGSSYPHDHTVHADLRPPTVTELYHAHRLRMVRLAVLLVDDLATAEDVVQDAFTALYRRHGEQITEVDNALGYLRTAVVNTSRSVLRRRRTARAWTPPVAADIPSAEDRVVLDEAHREVLAALGRLTPRRRQVLVLRYWADLSEAEIATTLGISRGAVKSNASRGLDSLEKILEGRI from the coding sequence GTGCTCCAACTCGCACCACACGTCGGCCCCCTCACGCCCGGCTTCGGCCGGGGGTGGCGGGGCCTGTGGTCGTTGCTGCGGCGCGAGCGGTCCGCCCCGCCCGTCTCCCCGCGGCCGTACGGCGGCCCGTACGGGTCCTCGTACCCGCACGACCACACGGTCCACGCCGACCTGCGGCCGCCCACCGTCACCGAGCTCTACCACGCGCACCGGCTGCGGATGGTCCGGCTGGCGGTGCTGCTCGTCGACGACCTGGCCACCGCCGAGGACGTGGTCCAGGACGCCTTCACCGCCCTCTACCGGCGGCACGGGGAACAGATCACCGAGGTCGACAACGCCCTGGGCTACCTGCGCACCGCGGTGGTCAACACCTCGCGCTCCGTCCTGCGCCGCAGGCGCACCGCCCGCGCCTGGACCCCGCCCGTGGCGGCCGACATTCCGTCCGCCGAGGACCGCGTGGTCCTGGACGAGGCGCACCGCGAGGTGCTCGCCGCGCTCGGCCGGCTCACGCCGCGCCGCCGCCAGGTCCTGGTGCTGCGGTACTGGGCCGATCTCAGCGAGGCGGAGATCGCGACCACCCTCGGGATCAGCCGGGGAGCCGTGAAGTCCAACGCGAGCCGCGGCCTGGACTCCCTGGAGAAGATTCTGGAGGGACGGATATGA
- a CDS encoding beta-N-acetylhexosaminidase, giving the protein MMSKPRRNKRVHVIATATVAALVTLALPGCTAASDEVRTPGARDSSSTTAARTTAAAPAEAAPTPTPSPTHALSTAPRTIPAVREHVPARGPGWKPAPDARVVVAPDDTAALSDEAKLLAGELRIGYGESAAPRAGDVELSLDAGAAGGPESYTLDVKDGRVRINGPDQAGVFYGTRTLKQAVKSAGSAPEGTVRDAPAKPQRGLNLDIARKHFTPEWIKDRLREMADLKLNQLGLHFSDDQAFRIQSDTHPEIVSTPHLTKAQVRDINALAARLHITVVPEIDSPGHLGAVLRAHPDLQLRDTQGRAVKGAVDISNPASAKLVDELLREYIPLFPGQAWHLGADEYQALVYRDPQASFPQLARAAQQRYGPSARVQDLATGWLNDRADAVRPSGKALKAWNDGFFAGGVTSAAKDIQVEYWTGKETGARPPLEYLREGRKVVNLNDEFLYYVLGEPNQFTYPTGKRIYEQWTPLVLRGTTPVPASYGPQILGARLAVWSDLANAQTQAQVAQGIRTPLAALSQKVWDSRTPQLPWADFKALADRL; this is encoded by the coding sequence ATGATGAGCAAACCGAGGCGGAACAAGAGGGTCCACGTCATCGCGACGGCCACGGTCGCCGCGCTGGTCACCCTTGCCCTCCCGGGCTGCACGGCCGCCTCGGACGAGGTGCGCACCCCGGGCGCCCGGGACTCCTCCTCCACCACCGCCGCCCGCACCACGGCGGCCGCCCCGGCCGAGGCCGCCCCCACTCCCACACCCAGCCCGACCCACGCCCTGTCCACGGCCCCGCGCACCATCCCGGCGGTCCGGGAGCACGTGCCCGCCCGCGGCCCCGGCTGGAAGCCCGCCCCCGACGCCCGTGTCGTCGTCGCACCGGACGACACCGCCGCACTGTCGGACGAGGCGAAGCTGCTCGCCGGTGAACTGCGCATCGGGTACGGAGAGTCGGCGGCGCCGCGCGCCGGTGACGTGGAACTGTCCCTGGACGCCGGGGCGGCGGGAGGTCCCGAGTCGTACACCCTCGACGTCAAGGACGGCCGCGTCCGCATCAACGGACCCGACCAGGCCGGGGTCTTCTACGGCACCCGCACCCTCAAGCAGGCGGTGAAGAGCGCCGGATCGGCCCCCGAGGGCACCGTGCGCGACGCCCCCGCCAAACCGCAGCGCGGCCTCAACCTGGACATAGCGCGCAAGCACTTCACCCCCGAGTGGATCAAGGACCGGCTGCGGGAGATGGCCGACCTCAAGCTCAACCAGCTGGGCCTGCACTTCTCCGACGACCAGGCCTTCCGGATCCAGTCCGACACGCACCCCGAGATCGTCTCCACCCCGCACCTCACCAAGGCCCAGGTCCGCGACATCAACGCGCTCGCCGCCCGGCTGCACATCACGGTGGTCCCCGAGATCGACTCGCCCGGCCACCTCGGCGCGGTGCTGCGCGCCCACCCCGACCTCCAGCTCCGCGACACGCAGGGCCGGGCGGTCAAGGGCGCCGTCGACATATCGAACCCGGCGTCCGCCAAGCTCGTGGACGAGCTGCTGCGCGAGTACATTCCGCTCTTCCCCGGACAGGCCTGGCACCTGGGCGCCGACGAGTACCAGGCCCTGGTCTACCGCGACCCGCAGGCCTCCTTCCCCCAGCTCGCCCGCGCCGCCCAGCAGCGGTACGGGCCCTCGGCGCGGGTCCAGGACCTGGCGACGGGCTGGCTGAACGACCGCGCGGACGCCGTCCGGCCGTCGGGGAAGGCGCTCAAGGCGTGGAACGACGGGTTCTTCGCGGGCGGGGTGACGAGCGCCGCCAAGGACATCCAGGTCGAGTACTGGACCGGTAAGGAGACGGGCGCCCGGCCGCCGCTGGAGTACCTGCGCGAGGGCCGCAAGGTCGTCAACCTCAACGACGAGTTCCTGTACTACGTGCTGGGGGAGCCCAACCAGTTCACGTACCCCACCGGGAAGCGGATCTACGAACAGTGGACCCCGCTCGTCCTGCGCGGCACGACCCCCGTCCCGGCCTCGTACGGGCCGCAGATCCTGGGCGCGCGCCTCGCCGTCTGGAGCGACCTCGCCAACGCCCAGACCCAGGCCCAGGTGGCCCAGGGCATCCGGACACCGCTGGCCGCGCTCTCGCAGAAGGTGTGGGACTCCCGCACGCCCCAGCTGCCCTGGGCCGACTTCAAGGCGCTCGCCGACCGGCTCTGA
- a CDS encoding TerD family protein yields MTGVRKGLAKVEFALRWDPSPAGTPANDLDIVAAVYGAADPHGAPVQLVHFGSRSPDGTIALNRDSHTGQGFGFDEVMTIELHRMASRSSRVVVGVVIQNADAGDGGRAKTFADIAGTGFRIREGHTDLAQGDFATVSAATAATVAEFSRDASGAWSFEPWLHGVEADPEEFARTMGALR; encoded by the coding sequence ATGACCGGTGTGCGCAAGGGCCTGGCCAAGGTGGAGTTCGCCCTCCGGTGGGATCCCAGCCCGGCCGGAACGCCCGCGAACGACCTCGACATAGTGGCCGCGGTCTACGGCGCCGCGGACCCCCACGGGGCGCCCGTCCAGCTGGTGCACTTCGGCAGCCGGTCGCCCGACGGCACCATCGCCCTGAACCGGGACAGCCATACCGGCCAGGGCTTCGGCTTCGACGAGGTGATGACCATCGAGCTGCACCGGATGGCGTCGCGGTCGAGCCGCGTGGTGGTCGGTGTGGTCATCCAGAACGCCGATGCCGGTGACGGGGGCCGTGCGAAGACCTTCGCCGACATCGCCGGCACCGGGTTCCGGATCCGCGAGGGCCACACGGACCTCGCCCAGGGCGATTTCGCCACCGTGTCCGCCGCCACCGCGGCCACCGTCGCCGAATTCAGCCGCGACGCCTCGGGTGCCTGGTCCTTCGAGCCGTGGCTGCACGGAGTCGAGGCCGATCCGGAGGAATTCGCCCGGACCATGGGCGCCCTGCGCTGA
- a CDS encoding MarR family winged helix-turn-helix transcriptional regulator: MTATDSALTALSQGWCALSLLHGRIEAHIERALQAGHGLSVREYSLLDVLSRQHSGPGGHLRMHQVAESVVLSQSATTRLVSRLEDRGLLNRYICDTDRRGIYTDVSEAGLALLAAARPTNDTALREALDEASRKPELAPLVAAVENLRR, from the coding sequence ATGACGGCCACGGACAGCGCGCTCACCGCCCTCTCCCAGGGCTGGTGCGCCCTCTCCCTCCTGCACGGGCGGATCGAGGCGCACATCGAACGGGCCCTGCAGGCCGGGCACGGCCTCAGCGTGCGCGAGTACTCGCTGCTCGACGTCCTCAGCCGCCAGCACAGCGGACCGGGCGGGCACCTGCGCATGCACCAGGTCGCCGAATCGGTGGTCCTCAGCCAGAGCGCGACGACCCGGCTGGTCAGCAGGCTGGAGGACCGCGGCCTGCTGAACCGCTACATCTGCGACACCGACCGGCGGGGCATCTACACCGACGTGAGCGAGGCGGGCCTGGCCCTCCTGGCCGCGGCCCGCCCCACCAATGACACCGCGCTGCGCGAGGCCCTCGACGAGGCCTCGCGCAAGCCGGAACTCGCCCCGCTGGTGGCGGCGGTGGAGAACCTCCGCCGCTGA
- a CDS encoding DJ-1/PfpI family protein has translation MAVKILIVTGDAAESLEVLYPYQRLREEGYEVHIAAPQVKKLRFVVHDFEDGFDTYTEKPGYTWPADLAFVDVVTEDYAALVVPGGRAPEYLRNDPEVRRILAAFAESDKPIAQICHGPLITAAAGGLTGRRVTAYPALELDMKAAGAEFEDSETVVDGTLVSARAWPDHSRWMREFLTVLRSKAPVV, from the coding sequence ATGGCAGTGAAGATCCTCATCGTGACCGGCGACGCGGCCGAATCGCTGGAAGTGCTGTATCCGTACCAGCGCCTGCGCGAGGAGGGGTACGAGGTCCACATCGCGGCGCCGCAGGTGAAGAAGCTGCGGTTCGTGGTCCACGACTTCGAGGACGGCTTCGACACCTACACCGAGAAGCCCGGCTACACCTGGCCCGCCGATCTGGCCTTCGTCGACGTGGTCACCGAGGACTACGCGGCCCTGGTCGTCCCGGGCGGCCGGGCGCCGGAGTACCTGCGCAACGATCCCGAGGTGCGCCGGATCCTGGCCGCCTTCGCGGAATCGGACAAGCCGATCGCCCAGATCTGCCACGGCCCGCTCATCACCGCGGCGGCCGGGGGGCTGACCGGCCGCCGGGTGACCGCCTACCCGGCACTGGAGCTGGACATGAAGGCGGCCGGCGCCGAGTTCGAGGACTCCGAGACCGTGGTCGACGGCACGCTGGTCTCGGCCAGGGCGTGGCCCGACCACTCGCGCTGGATGAGGGAGTTCCTGACCGTACTGCGGAGCAAGGCTCCGGTGGTCTGA
- a CDS encoding DUF3040 domain-containing protein encodes MDGAGLSDREQRALSAIEAELKGDRSLDRILRSTSHRRHRTVAAWLLGAVAVALFVAASVTVSRLLLWAFAAVWTAAALLALPLVTQWLRRRGQGRGRTGQL; translated from the coding sequence ATGGACGGAGCCGGACTCTCCGATCGTGAGCAGCGCGCCCTCTCCGCGATCGAGGCCGAACTCAAGGGTGACCGTTCGCTCGACCGGATCCTGCGGTCCACGTCGCACCGACGTCATCGCACCGTGGCGGCCTGGCTGCTCGGTGCGGTGGCGGTGGCCCTCTTCGTGGCGGCCTCGGTCACCGTGTCCCGGCTCCTGCTCTGGGCCTTCGCCGCCGTGTGGACGGCGGCGGCCCTGCTGGCGCTGCCGCTGGTCACTCAATGGCTCCGGCGTCGCGGGCAGGGCCGCGGGCGCACCGGGCAGCTGTAG
- a CDS encoding MFS transporter codes for MPLALLALAVGAFGIGTTEFVIMGLLPEVAGTYGVSIPTAGFLVTGYALGVVLGAPLMTVLGTRIPRKRMLMLLMGLFIAGNVLSALAPAFGFMLAGRIVASLAHGAFFGIGAVVAAELVAPEKKAGAIAMMFTGLTVANVVGVPLGTFVGQTIGWRVTFLIVAALGVAGLLGIARLVPDLPSPEGGVRIRRELAAFRNVQVLLAMAMTVLGFGGVFAAITYITPMMTNVAGFADSSVTWLLVLFGLGMVAGNLIGGRYADRALMPMLYVALGALAVTLAVFTLTAHTKAGAAVTVVLIGALGFATVPPLQKRVLDQAAGAPTLASAVNIGAFNLGNALAAWLGGLVITAGLGWTAPNWVGAALAASALVLALVSGALERRTAGRPARGERGDGPERGAVVAAGAPEPSEAVPARH; via the coding sequence ATGCCTCTCGCACTCCTCGCCCTTGCCGTCGGGGCCTTCGGGATCGGCACCACCGAATTCGTGATCATGGGCCTGCTCCCCGAGGTCGCCGGCACGTACGGGGTCTCGATCCCCACCGCGGGCTTCCTGGTCACCGGCTACGCCCTCGGCGTCGTCCTCGGCGCGCCGCTGATGACCGTGCTCGGCACCAGGATCCCCCGCAAGCGCATGCTGATGCTGCTCATGGGCCTCTTCATCGCGGGCAACGTGCTCTCCGCCCTGGCCCCCGCCTTCGGCTTCATGCTCGCGGGCCGCATCGTCGCCTCACTCGCCCACGGCGCCTTCTTCGGCATCGGCGCGGTCGTCGCCGCCGAACTCGTCGCCCCCGAGAAGAAGGCCGGCGCGATCGCCATGATGTTCACGGGACTGACGGTCGCCAACGTCGTCGGCGTCCCGCTCGGCACCTTCGTCGGGCAGACCATCGGCTGGCGCGTCACGTTCCTGATCGTCGCCGCGCTCGGCGTGGCCGGTCTGCTCGGCATCGCCCGGCTGGTCCCCGATCTGCCCAGCCCCGAGGGCGGCGTGCGGATCCGCCGCGAGCTCGCCGCCTTCCGCAACGTCCAGGTGCTGCTCGCGATGGCGATGACCGTCCTCGGCTTCGGCGGAGTCTTCGCCGCGATCACCTACATCACCCCGATGATGACCAACGTCGCCGGCTTCGCCGACTCCTCCGTCACCTGGCTCCTCGTCCTCTTCGGCCTGGGCATGGTCGCCGGCAACCTCATCGGCGGCCGGTACGCCGACCGCGCACTGATGCCGATGCTGTACGTGGCCCTGGGCGCCCTCGCCGTCACCCTCGCCGTCTTCACCCTCACCGCACACACCAAGGCCGGCGCCGCCGTCACCGTCGTCCTCATCGGCGCCCTCGGCTTCGCCACCGTGCCGCCGCTCCAGAAGCGCGTCCTCGACCAGGCCGCCGGGGCACCCACCCTGGCCTCGGCCGTCAACATCGGCGCCTTCAACCTCGGCAACGCCCTCGCCGCCTGGCTCGGCGGACTCGTGATCACCGCCGGCCTCGGCTGGACCGCCCCCAACTGGGTCGGCGCGGCCCTGGCCGCCTCCGCCCTGGTGCTCGCCCTCGTCTCCGGCGCACTGGAACGCCGTACGGCGGGACGCCCGGCCCGGGGCGAGCGCGGCGACGGGCCCGAGCGCGGCGCCGTCGTGGCGGCCGGAGCGCCCGAGCCGTCCGAGGCCGTCCCCGCCCGCCACTGA
- a CDS encoding glutamate ABC transporter substrate-binding protein, whose amino-acid sequence MKVPQAGAVAAVIAIALTASGCVGDEDQGAGTLSIGIKFDQPGIGMRETDGTFTGFDVDVATYVAKELGYKPDKIEFKQVYSNDRELLLQYNEVKFVVASYSINDKRKEKVDFAGPYFVAHQDLLTRANDASITKPEDLNSKSLCSVSGSTSAENLRKNLAPKAGLLELGGYSDCVVALQDSRVDAMTTDNSILAGYAARKGNEGKFKLLGQNLSNENYGIGVKKGNKDLQRKINDALKKMVSDGAWEAAVKKNFGPGYKYEPAPPVAPVG is encoded by the coding sequence ATGAAGGTTCCCCAGGCCGGTGCGGTCGCCGCAGTGATCGCAATCGCCCTGACCGCCTCCGGGTGCGTCGGTGACGAGGACCAGGGGGCCGGGACCCTTTCGATCGGGATCAAGTTCGACCAGCCCGGTATCGGTATGCGGGAGACCGACGGCACCTTCACCGGTTTCGACGTGGACGTCGCCACTTATGTGGCCAAGGAACTCGGCTACAAGCCCGACAAGATCGAATTCAAGCAGGTCTACAGCAATGACCGTGAGCTGCTCCTGCAGTACAACGAGGTCAAGTTTGTCGTGGCGAGCTATTCGATCAACGACAAGCGCAAGGAGAAGGTCGACTTCGCCGGCCCGTACTTCGTCGCGCACCAGGACCTGCTGACCCGCGCCAACGACGCGTCGATCACCAAGCCCGAGGACCTCAATTCCAAGAGCCTGTGTTCGGTGAGCGGCTCCACCTCCGCCGAGAACCTCCGCAAGAACCTCGCCCCCAAGGCGGGCCTGCTGGAGCTCGGCGGCTACTCGGACTGCGTCGTCGCCCTCCAGGACAGCCGGGTCGACGCCATGACCACGGACAACTCCATCCTGGCCGGATACGCCGCCCGCAAGGGCAACGAGGGCAAGTTCAAGCTGCTCGGCCAGAACCTGAGCAACGAGAACTACGGCATCGGCGTCAAGAAGGGCAACAAGGACCTCCAGCGCAAGATCAACGACGCGCTGAAGAAGATGGTCTCGGACGGCGCCTGGGAGGCTGCCGTGAAGAAGAACTTCGGTCCGGGCTACAAGTACGAGCCGGCTCCGCCGGTGGCCCCCGTCGGCTGA
- a CDS encoding TetR/AcrR family transcriptional regulator, translating into MTSTPTPARRSKITPEREQEFFDAVLEQLREHGYEALTMEGVAARASCGKSTLYRQWKTKPRLVAAALRAGRRGTLVAVDTGSLAGDLREAARIAAGTSGRDTRLTQALGHAVLSDEELQAALREALVEPELAAFAVMVGRAVERGEIAADHPAVEFLPAQLMGVLRIRPVLEGRYADADYLVRFVDAVMLPSLGLAPSGPTRPPAGQAP; encoded by the coding sequence ATGACGTCGACACCGACCCCCGCGCGTCGCTCCAAGATCACACCGGAGCGTGAGCAGGAGTTCTTCGACGCCGTCCTGGAGCAGCTGCGCGAGCACGGCTACGAGGCCCTGACCATGGAGGGCGTCGCCGCCCGGGCCAGCTGCGGCAAGTCGACGCTCTACCGGCAGTGGAAGACCAAGCCCCGGCTGGTCGCCGCCGCCCTGCGCGCCGGCCGGCGGGGCACGCTCGTCGCCGTGGACACCGGTTCGCTGGCGGGCGACCTGCGCGAGGCCGCCCGGATCGCCGCCGGCACCTCGGGCAGGGACACCCGGCTGACGCAGGCCCTCGGGCACGCCGTGCTCAGCGACGAGGAGCTCCAGGCCGCCCTGCGCGAGGCGCTGGTCGAGCCGGAGCTGGCGGCGTTCGCCGTGATGGTCGGACGGGCCGTGGAGCGCGGCGAGATCGCCGCGGACCATCCGGCCGTGGAGTTCCTGCCTGCACAGCTGATGGGTGTGCTCCGCATCCGGCCGGTACTGGAGGGGCGGTACGCGGACGCCGACTACCTGGTCCGGTTCGTCGACGCCGTGATGCTCCCGTCCCTGGGCCTCGCGCCCTCCGGCCCCACCCGGCCCCCGGCCGGTCAGGCCCCCTGA
- a CDS encoding LPXTG cell wall anchor domain-containing protein yields the protein MKNLKRVHPAFRRTAVTAAAAGAAVALAGPAFAAGGGSAAPSPAVSVPASASPSAGVAKPSPSVSTPPSAGSDTRSASPSAAPSASPSAPGSSVRPSASPSEPAAAPGTPELAHTGSSATTVAMGAGATGLVLAGAGALYAVRRRANS from the coding sequence GTGAAGAACCTGAAGCGCGTCCACCCGGCCTTCCGCCGGACGGCCGTCACCGCTGCCGCCGCCGGGGCGGCCGTCGCCCTCGCCGGCCCGGCCTTCGCCGCCGGCGGTGGCTCGGCCGCGCCCTCCCCGGCCGTCAGTGTGCCCGCGAGTGCCTCACCCAGCGCGGGCGTGGCCAAGCCCTCCCCGTCGGTGAGCACCCCGCCGAGCGCGGGATCGGACACGAGGAGCGCGTCCCCCAGCGCCGCCCCCAGCGCCAGTCCGTCGGCCCCGGGGTCGAGCGTCCGCCCCAGCGCGTCGCCCTCCGAGCCGGCCGCCGCCCCCGGCACCCCGGAGCTCGCGCATACTGGCTCCTCGGCGACCACCGTCGCCATGGGAGCGGGGGCCACCGGTCTGGTCCTGGCCGGCGCGGGAGCCCTGTACGCCGTGCGGCGCCGCGCGAACAGCTGA
- a CDS encoding endonuclease I family protein, whose protein sequence is MKISRVTPWAAGLAAVALFAVPAAASAGQQPAAAPENPTAAAADPYSAYTDYADYYAGAQGKTGPALKSALHDIIKTQSKVSYDGVWNALKVTDQDPANASNVILLYSGRSQSKATNGGGSNDWNREHVWAKSHGDFGTATGPGTDLHHLRPEDVTVNSTRGNKDFDKGGSPVGEAPGSLTDGDSFEPRDAVKGDVARMLLYMAVRYDGGDGFANLELNDQVNNGSAPAHGRISLLKQWNQMDPPDAFEQRRNQVIFDVYQHNRNPFIDHPEWVNSIW, encoded by the coding sequence ATGAAGATCTCGCGCGTCACCCCCTGGGCGGCCGGCCTCGCCGCCGTCGCCCTGTTCGCCGTCCCGGCGGCCGCGTCCGCCGGCCAGCAGCCGGCGGCGGCCCCCGAGAACCCGACGGCCGCCGCGGCCGACCCGTACAGCGCATACACCGACTACGCCGACTACTACGCGGGCGCCCAGGGCAAGACGGGGCCCGCCCTGAAGAGCGCACTGCACGACATCATCAAGACCCAGTCCAAGGTGAGCTACGACGGCGTGTGGAACGCCCTGAAGGTGACGGACCAGGATCCGGCGAACGCCAGCAACGTCATCCTGCTCTACTCCGGCCGCTCCCAGTCCAAGGCGACGAACGGCGGCGGGTCCAACGACTGGAACCGCGAGCACGTCTGGGCCAAGAGCCACGGCGACTTCGGCACAGCCACCGGCCCGGGCACCGACCTGCACCACCTGCGCCCCGAGGACGTCACCGTCAACAGCACCCGCGGCAACAAGGACTTCGACAAGGGCGGCAGCCCGGTCGGCGAGGCGCCGGGCAGCCTGACCGACGGAGACTCCTTCGAGCCGCGCGACGCCGTCAAGGGCGATGTGGCACGGATGCTGCTCTACATGGCCGTCCGCTACGACGGCGGCGACGGCTTCGCGAACCTGGAGCTGAACGACCAGGTCAACAACGGCTCCGCCCCGGCCCACGGGCGGATCAGCCTGCTGAAGCAGTGGAACCAGATGGACCCGCCGGACGCCTTCGAGCAGCGCCGCAACCAGGTCATATTCGATGTGTACCAGCACAACCGGAACCCGTTCATCGACCACCCGGAGTGGGTCAACTCCATCTGGTGA